The Chionomys nivalis chromosome 6, mChiNiv1.1, whole genome shotgun sequence sequence GTCTACAAATCAGTTAGGAAAGCATCAGCATTAAACTAGAGAAACACTGGAATCAGActgccattagaagaatgggcaAAAGACAGAGGCTAATGAAtaccataaaaatacaaattcacCTAATAAAAGCcctataaatgtaaaagaaatgaatttcCATGTACCAAGCCGGCTGGAGTTGTTTACAACGGATGAGTATGAAGTGGACAGGGTTGTCTCGTAGTTGCTGATGGGATATGAATTGATTTGACCTCGGGCAGAATAGGGTTTTAGTCACGTGTTCCAAGAACCTTTTTAAATGTTCCTATCTGTAATGCGGGGAATTCACTTCTAGTCATTTGTCCTACTAAATTAATCAGAGCTCTGTATATACTCAACAAATACGGATTTAATGCCCACTGAATGTCCTAGGTCTCAGAAGCCAGGAACATGAGGAAAACAGAATAAAGCTGAACAGACAGCGTTTGAGTCGGCGCCTGCAGGAAGTGAGGCAGCACCTCTCAGGCAGAGGGCTTGCTGAGAGAGGGCGGCAATGCAAGCAGGCCTTGTGGGTAGGAGGACTAGGAGGTAGAGCTGAGGGTGCTGGGTTGGGTTAATAAGGGAAGAGCAGGGCAGGCTGTGGAAGACCCTGGAACCCAATGCAACGAGTGAGTGCCTTTTACCAAGTCAGACGTGAAGCGATTATTGCAACAACCAGTCACCCAGCTATGTGTTCTCAATACAGGCTCTGGCCATCCTAATACAAACTTACTCTCTTtagttctggaggccagaagtctaAAATCAAAgggttttttctatttccttgtcCTTTCTAACTTCGACGGGCTGCCCACATTCCCAGGCTTCTGTCTACTTCCTGCAGCTTCAAAACACATCGTTCCAAACAGAATTTGCTCCCTCATTTCCCCTGCCtttgtcctcctgcctcctccttatAAGTTCTCTCCCGATCACAAATGCACAGCTAAATAATGCAGACCTGCAACCGTCACACCAGACAATTATGGGACCATGGAATCTTAGGTCCAAGGCACCGTTGGTTGGGTTTCCTGTAACATACAGGTGGAGGCAACACAGTAAACCACATACTGGTCATCAAAGCTTAGCTTGTGACTACAGGTGGGGACAGAGGTGGACCACAGAAAAATGCAGAGGAATGTCTGAGAAAGTGATGATTTTCTTTCCCAAAAACATATCCTTCTGTATCCTGCTCAGACTCATGGAACTGGGATATTGAGGTATAGGCATTAGGCAGATATGGGTGGGCAAACCTCCCTAGGAGATTTGTAACCTCCAAGATTCATTATGCCTTAGTTTTCTTAtccaaaaaatataataaatgtacCATCAATCTCTCAGGATCATGAGAAATCAAGGAAAGTAATGTTTGgagggtatttatttattcattggtttttcaagacagggtttctcagtagctaaggagccagtcctagaactagctccgtagaccaggtctggccttgaactcactcacagaaatccacctgcctctgcctctcagtgctgggattaaaggcgtgcgctaccactgcccctACAAGGTAAGTAATGTATGTGGAGGCATTTTACAAAGGCTTTGTATTACAGTTGATCatgaaaggaaactgaggccaatAAGAAACGGTGGTGGTAGACAAAACAGTAAGACTCCAGTTTCTCAGGATTTATAAACCAAGCAAAGCTATACTCTTGAGAAGGAAGAGCACCACAGAGCCGGCgcaccaacacacacattaaTACGCAATTAATACGCATTCTTcagctatctctctctctctctctctctctctctctctctctctctctctctctctctctctctctctctcctctctcctctctcctctctcctcttgtgacagggtttctccatgtagccctgattgtcctggaactcacattgctgaccatgcagaccaggctgacctctaactcagagatccacttgcctctcctCCCAAGTGTGTGCCTCTACCATCACCATctggcttttaattttctttttctttctttttttttttttttttttgttagccaAAGGACATACTTTATTAGCTCCTGAGTTCTAGTTCTCCTTCTCCTGTAAAGTTTTGGTTCCACGTAATCGCCCAGTCCGGCGGGCAGCAATGAGACCCACTTTGCGTCCAGCAGCGGCATCTCTTCGGATAGTGGACGGTTTGCCAATGTGCTGATGGTTACCACCTCCGAAGGGATGCTCTGCAGGATTCGTGGCCACACCACATACGCGTGGCCAGCAGTTCCTCTTGGCCTTGTACTTGTGGTAGGCACAGCCAGCCTTCAAGATAGGCTTGTCAATTCTGCCCCCACCAGCCACAACACCGATGACAGCTCTGTTGGCTGAGGAAATGACCTTCTTGGACCCTGAAGGCAGCTTCACTCGCGTTTTATTGGTCTCCGGATTGTGGGAGATGACTGTGGCATAGTTCCCGGAGGCTCGTGCCAGCTTGCCCCTGTCCCCAGGCTTCTCCTCCAGACAACATACGATAGTACCTTCAGGCATGGTACCCACGGGCAAAACATTGCCGATATTCAGCTGGGCCTTCTTGCCACAGTACACAAACTGCCCGGCGTGGATTCCTTCTGCGGCGATGAACAGCTCCGTCCGCTTCTTAAGCCGGTAGGGATCACGAAAAACCACTTTGGCGAGGGGAGCGCCGCGACCGGGGTCATGAATGATATCCTTTACAATATCCTTAATGTAACCGTGCCGCTTGGCGAAGTCCACAGCTCGCAGGCGCGCGGCGCCCTTACAGTGTTTCACATGCGCGCGGAACACAGAACCGGCGCCTTTCCTCTGCCCTCGGATCACACGGCCCATGGCGGCGAGTCTGCCGGCAAGCACGGCCCGCTtttaattttctatatatttggCTTTTCCCCTTAAACCAAAGACTGTAAATGGAGGTTTAAAAGGGAGAATGAAAtaggcaagaaagaaaaaatgaaataaaacagctAACTACAAGGAGGGTTTtaaaaacactgattttttttttttaatgtcctgATTTGGGATGATCTAAAGCTCTTATTTCAACTGAATACCTTAGCACTCTAATGATTCCCAGTCATGAGAAAAGGAAATGTCAACACTGCCTATGCAAAGTACGTAATAACGCTGACCACAGCAACAACTGTATAAAGTAAGATTTTCATAGGACCTCTGTGCGTCAAGCAAGTCTGATACACCTAGAGAAAAAGTTAAGGTCTCTATAGAACATTAGTGTGCTATGTAAACGGAAGTTCCTGCATGAGCTATGGCTGCAAATCTACACATGTTCTGCTGATACGCAAGCAGCTCTCCGACACCCGAAGACCTCGGTAAATCTGTGCTGTCAGGAAACCACTGTGACACTGCCATCCCCTGGGTGAGGACGGTGACAGTCCAGCTGTGCCACACCCTCTAAAACTGGCGACTGCCCTTGAGGTTGCATAGCGAGCCCCGATTACAGAGCGGTCTGCAAGGGCCAGCGGCTGCTCTGCTGTGCACTTGGAGAACTGGCTCGGGAAGCCCCTCGGTCTGGGCACCATACTGGGATTCCGAACTGCTCCTCTGGCTAATGTCGAGTGAGAGGCTTTTTGCCAAAGCACATTTCTAAAAACGACCTCCGATGACAGCTATGTgggggtctgtctgtctgcctacctaGTGGCATGGATCAGAAAAACTTTAACATATCTTCTTTTAAATATagcctgtctttttctttttagtatgcccacacaccagctAGTTTCTATAAACAGCTTTAGCTTCGAGTGAAATTTTACAACTGAATCTTAGACACTTAAATAGAAAATGTTAAGTTGGTTTCAGCTAGTGAAAGCATTATCTAGAAAGCTTCAAAGTACAGATTTCACAAGCACTGGCGCTATATGGAGGGCCACAGGTAACACAATGTTTTTTCACTGGTATTTGTATTTCCAGATACTGCTACTATGCTTGCTTCCGTGTTGCTCCAGCCCACATAGGCCGATGACACACACAGCCTAAAATGCCACGATGAGCCATTGGGTGGGGTATGAAGCTGCTCTGTCTGACGTCCGCTCGCCCTCCTCTGCCCCCACCACACGAGGGGTGCTGCATATGACTCCGCAGCAGTCACCCCAATCCTCCCTCCCAACCAAGACAGTACGCTGCACAGTCGAGGCACCTTGAGTCACACATCATCCTGACTTCGTGACTGTCTCCACAGAAACTCCTCACGAGGTTGGCCGCTGTTACGCCATTAGATTTCGGTTCTTTTGTGGGAAAACCATATAGAACATTTGGAGATTATTTATAATGAAGTGTCATTTAGAGCAAGCTATTGTCAATATGTCTGACATTTCTAAGAACACTGACTTTGAAGTCAAACATTCCTGGGACACACAGGGTTTCAAGTTCTAGCTTGATCAGGCACTGGTCTTAGCCTCCTCGTCTGTAAAAATGGATAGAGGCTAGCTATGGGGGCACCATCGGGAGCTCAAGCAGAGGCTAGCTATAGGGGCACCATCGGGAGCTCAAGCAGAGGCTAGCTATAGAGGCACCATCGGGAGCTCAAGCAGAGGCTAGCTATGGCAGCACACTCAGCAGCTCAGGCAGGAGACAGGCTAGGTCACATAGcaagaccatgcctcaaaaaggagggagggggaggagccaCAGTCAGAGTCTAGTGTTGCTGCTGAGGACGACGGATTGCTTGTGGAAAATGAGGACCAATGGCGGAGGCTCCTGTTGCTAGCAATGACAACGGACCACTCGCTGCTGGTGGCCTCTGGAGTTGGAGAACCCAGCTACCTGTCTTCAGCAGGCTTAGTCAGCACTGCACTGTGACAGATCTTATGTAGGGTCTGTGACAATGCTATGGTGCCTTagagaggagatacaactccatCCCTGTACTAGGTCAGCCTAGAGGACAGGGAAAAGCTACTTTCACTGAAAAATCTTAGCTGACTAGCATTCAAACCGCCCCCTGCCACTGCGATTCAATATCAAAACCAGTCCCACTATTTTTATCTAACATTATCTGAATGTACTAATGTATACAATGTACATAATGTAATATAATTGTAAGGTCCTACGCAAAGTTTAACTGAGATTGTGTCACAAACCACCAAGAGCGAAGGGTAAGACTCTCAACTGGTGTGTTGTTTTGGTTGAGTCTGCACATGTTTGCTGTTTTTAGAGGAGGTCTCACCAGTATAACTCACTACCTTTGCTATAACTTTGACTTGTTGACCCACTTTCTATACCCTCCACATGCGGGGAcgacaggcatgagccaccatgtcagcTGCTGCCACATCCAGCTACACTCCGAATTCTTAACATCTTGTCCTTATCCTTGATTATActgtaagaagaaaacaaaacaaagaccaggAAGGATCAGCTACGTTCTTCAATGGCTTTAAAATGCAGGAGCCCAGAGATGGTGGTGCTCCTCCCCTTTAAcctcaacactcgggaggcagaagcaggcggatctgtgagttcaaggccagcctggtctacagagctagttccaggacagccagggctacacagagaaacgctgtctcaaaaaaccatcaAAGAAACAGAGTGCAATAGGAGCTTGGTGAGTGAGCCCTGAGagcagagaacacacacaaaatagagaGAGCTTTGGCCCTGCTTGGAGTAGACGGACCCATCCTTCTGGCCCCATTATGCTGGTGCGAATCACAGACACGGGGAGTCCTCTGACCCCGGGTTCAGAGGCTAGGGGCTTCAGACACTGACAATCACCAGCTTAAATGACCTCGGGTCTTTGTTTCTCATAACTGAGGTTAGAAGGCTAAGAATCAGAAGGACAGTAAAAAAGTACatcctcaggttctcaggctGCGATCCATTAGGCATTTTATCTACAGTCTatgtgaataaatatatatataagaatatatattcataaatataataagtattatataatatataatataataaaataaatatatgtaagaaTAAGGTTAGAAATGTTTTGAGGCTttgtgcttttattaaaaaatatatactgatatttatatagtatatataatatatattttacattttatatttataatataaacataaatcCTCCTTAGGAACTCCTATTCATGTCTCTCAGGCCAGAACAGCATGACTGCAGACAGTTTGGCTATGCAAGTTTAACACATCAACAGTTTTTTTACCTTAGCACAATAAAATCAGTCTCCCCTTTAAATTTAGGAAAGGCTGTGATACAGATGGGTGGTGGGGCAGATGTGACACGTGTGAGTTTAATCCCCTGCACCATAAGCAAAACCACAAAGGACAAACTAAAGAGACACAGCACACATAAAAGAAGT is a genomic window containing:
- the LOC130875940 gene encoding 60S ribosomal protein L8-like, producing the protein MGRVIRGQRKGAGSVFRAHVKHCKGAARLRAVDFAKRHGYIKDIVKDIIHDPGRGAPLAKVVFRDPYRLKKRTELFIAAEGIHAGQFVYCGKKAQLNIGNVLPVGTMPEGTIVCCLEEKPGDRGKLARASGNYATVISHNPETNKTRVKLPSGSKKVISSANRAVIGVVAGGGRIDKPILKAGCAYHKYKAKRNCWPRVCGVATNPAEHPFGGGNHQHIGKPSTIRRDAAAGRKVGLIAARRTGRLRGTKTLQEKEN